A part of Agromyces protaetiae genomic DNA contains:
- a CDS encoding Rv3654c family TadE-like protein, whose amino-acid sequence MRRLRHRLADDRGAGSVLALAVIGAVVALVVGIVPVLAILVDTQRAANAADAAALAAADATSGAVATSGSACELAGRVARRGGAEVVSCEIDGLEASVAVRLTAALFPVTARARAGPPPP is encoded by the coding sequence GTGAGACGGCTGCGACACCGGCTCGCCGACGACCGCGGCGCAGGCTCCGTGCTCGCACTCGCCGTCATCGGCGCGGTCGTCGCACTCGTCGTCGGCATCGTGCCCGTCCTCGCGATCCTCGTCGACACGCAGCGCGCTGCGAATGCTGCCGACGCCGCAGCGCTCGCCGCGGCCGACGCGACGTCGGGAGCGGTCGCGACCTCGGGCTCCGCGTGCGAACTCGCGGGGCGGGTCGCCCGCCGCGGCGGAGCCGAGGTCGTCTCGTGCGAGATCGACGGGCTCGAGGCATCCGTCGCCGTTCGCCTCACCGCCGCGCTCTTCCCCGTCACGGCGCGAGCGCGCGCCGGACCGCCGCCGCCGTGA
- a CDS encoding TadE family type IV pilus minor pilin, with translation MRSPSGDRERGSATAELAVALPAVALVLAACLGAVHVVEGQVRLTDASADAARALARGESAATAHAIADRVAGRATSLDVAEDGVFVCATLRASGGGLFAGLVLSAESCAVGGGA, from the coding sequence ATGCGCTCACCGTCGGGTGACCGCGAGCGCGGCAGCGCGACCGCCGAACTCGCGGTCGCGCTGCCCGCCGTCGCCCTCGTGCTCGCCGCGTGCCTCGGCGCCGTCCACGTCGTCGAGGGTCAAGTGCGATTGACGGATGCCTCGGCCGACGCCGCCCGCGCGCTCGCGCGCGGCGAATCCGCCGCGACGGCGCACGCGATCGCCGACCGAGTGGCCGGGCGGGCGACCTCGCTCGACGTCGCCGAAGACGGCGTGTTCGTGTGCGCGACGCTCAGGGCGTCGGGCGGCGGCCTGTTCGCCGGCCTCGTGCTCTCGGCGGAGTCGTGCGCGGTCGGAGGCGGGGCGTGA